Proteins from a single region of Hermetia illucens chromosome 3, iHerIll2.2.curated.20191125, whole genome shotgun sequence:
- the LOC119651442 gene encoding transcription elongation factor S-II isoform X1 has translation MSVEEEVFKIQKKLNKMTSPDGTGQEQAFDLLKTLQTLDINLDILTKTRIGMTVNELRKSSKDEEVISLAKTLIKNWKRFLANTPAPATGPSSKESSNSNSKSSSKSSSSSSSKKEEKKKEEKKQEEKPKVHQTSFPAASNSMTDAVRLKCREMLANALKVDGEPPEGCPTPEELSEELEDAIYAEFRNTDVKYKNRVRSRVANLKDSKNPTLRSNYLCGAITAQQLAKMTPEEMASDEMKKLREKFVKEAINDAQLATVQGTKTDLLKCGKCKKRNCTYNQIQTRSADEPMTTFVLCNECGHRWKFC, from the exons ATGAGTGTGGAAGAGGAAGTGTTCAAAATTCAGAAGAAACTGAACAAGATGACATCCCCGGACGGAACG GGCCAAGAGCAAGCATTCGATCTCCTGAAAACCTTACAAACTCTTGACATCAATTTGGACATCTTAACCAAAACTCGTATCGGCATGACTGTCAACGAACTACGGAAAAGCAGCAAAGATGAGGAAGTTATCTCTTTGGCAAAAACCCTAATCAAGAACTGGAAACGTTTCCTGGCCAATACCCCAGCTCCAGCCACAGGACCAAGTAGCAAAGAATCATCAAACAGTAACAGCAAATCATCaagtaaatcatcatcatcgtcatccagcaaaaaagaggaaaagaagaaagaagagaagaaaCAGGAAGAGAAGCCAAAAGTCCACCAGACAAGTTTCCCAGCTGCAAGCAATTCAATGACAGATGCTGTAAGATTGAAGTGTCGGGAAATGCTTGCAAATGCCCTTAAAGTCGACGGAGAACCACCAGAGGGTTGCCCAACACCCGAAGAATTATCCGAAGAGCTCGAGGATGCTATCTACGCTGAATTCAGAAATACAGATGTGAAATATAAAAATCGCGTACGATCTCGTGTTGCAAACTTAAAGGATTCTAAGAATCCCACATTGCGTAGTAATTATCTGTGCGGGGCCATAACAGCACAACAACTCGCTAAGATGACCCCAGAAGAGATGGCAAGTGATGAAATGAAGAAACTCCGTGAGAAATTCGTTAAAGAAGCAATCAATGATGCCCAATTAGCTACGGTGCAAGGCACAAAGACAGATCTCCTGAAGTGCGGCAAGTGCAAGAAGCGCAACTGCACATACAATCAAATCCAAACCCGAAGCGCTGATGAACCGATGACGACATTCGTACTATGCAATGAATGCGGTCATCGTTGGAAGTTCTGTTAA
- the LOC119652376 gene encoding conserved oligomeric Golgi complex subunit 4 yields MLDLRSVIGDEDISSAEGIERACATITQKEKEVNERLEAILSRQCQIESKLSGISRSMSTLHSVENDTKSLADRISQTAALAESVSAKVRRLDEARSRVSECQQRVHDLIDLQLCSQGVMTAIREEDYEKGAAHVSRYLSMDQNLLQRTADDVTGSVTSVSKALQTLEEATTKMREIISQKFDEAVRKDDLASVERFFKIFPLLGMHKDGIAKFSSYICQKLEVKAQKELRTSMDVAKAEKRMAVAFADTLTSLLENFARVFKVNQPIIESCYGTGYLLNMYEILQVECDKEVRNLILEFNKNRQIAKRVAQINEYMKSDGGVTLGHFRKPSGGSVDKLNPKDIDSLIGEITIMHSRAELYFRFMKRRVVADLEGSSLEDEDKKAKLSRSENIITKCDLSRQMQELLGTYLLLERYFMEESVLKAIALDTFEQGQQCSSMVDDVFFIIRKSIRRSTSTQSMNGICAVINNAASCFEGDFINALKGPLKNGYPSGYIDLAQAYNAIQSSIQQGKLQTSDAEQARTNFIVQLNNADMSTEFIETLWATMSEEIRGAFANMTQRESEILESCMSGLKGVKDSLKAVVDFGMQQLKSSAIKPRLNPWVDQFLTYNHRLTEEELAAYEAGETFAQFLIVQIDGLLNSFKSVLSPRNYDALVSILATEVTSRLERAIKKSTFNRLGGLVLDQEVRALGTYLTGATSWSVRDKMARLTQIATLLNLEKVSELSEYWNPNENNDMPAWRITPNEVRSILILREDFRIEDIKRVKI; encoded by the exons ATGTTGGACTTGAGGTCCGTTATTGGCGATGAGGACATCTCGTCGGCTGAGGGCATCGAACGTGCTTGCGCCACCATAACCCAAAAAGAG AAAGAAGTCAACGAACGACTCGAAGCAATTCTCTCCAGACAATGCCAAATCGAATCGAAATTGAGTGGAATCAGCCGTTCCATGTCGACATTACATAGCGTGGAAAATGACACTAAAAGCCTGGCCGACCGGATCTCGCAAACGGCCGCCCTGGCGGAGAGTGTTAGTGCCAAGGTCCGTCGACTGGATGAGGCCCGGAGTCGAGTGTCCGAGTGCCAGCAGAGAGTCCATGACTTGATAGACTTGCAGCTGTGCAGCCAAGGTGTAATGACAGCCATAAGGGAGGAGGATTATGAGAAAGGTGCCGCTCATGTCAGCCGGTATTTGTCGATGGACCAAAATCTACTCCAACGCACCGCGGACGATGTGACTGGCTCCGTGACTTCTGTCTCGAAAGCTCTGCAAACCCTTGAGGAAGCCACGACTAAAATGCGTGAAATTATCTCACAGAAGTTCGATGAAGCCGTGCGAAAAGATGACCTGGCCTCGGTGGAGcgattcttcaaaattttcccATTGCTTGGCATGCACAAGGACGGTATTGCGAAGTTCTCTTCGTATATTTGCCAGAAGCTGGAAGTCAAGGCGCAGAAGGAACTCCGAACCTCTATGGACGTCGCTAAGGCGGAGAAGCGAATGGCCGTTGCGTTCGCGGACACCTTGACCAGCCTCCTGGAGAACTTTGCTCGAGTTTTCAAAGTGAACCAGCCAATTATCGAGTCCTGCTACGGAACCGGGTACTTGCTGAACATGTACGAGATCCTGCAAGTGGAGTGCGACAAGGAAGTGAGAAATTTGATCCTTGAATTCAATAAGAATCGCCAAATTGCCAAGCGAGTGGCTCAGATCAATGAGTACATGAAATCGGACGGAGGAGTGACTTTGGGGCACTTCAGGAAACCTTCCGGGGGTTCGGTGGACAAATTGAATCCGAAGGACATTGACTCGCTTATTGGGGAGATCACGATTATGCATTCCAGGGCCGAGTTGTATTTTAGGTTCATGAAGAGGCGAGTTGTG GCTGATTTGGAAGGGAGCTCGCTGGAAGATGAGGACAAGAAAGCAAAGCTGAGTCGTTCCGAGAATATCATCACAAAATGCGATCTGAGTCGGCAAATGCAGGAATTGCTGGGAACATATTTACTTTTGGAAAG ATATTTCATGGAGGAGAGCGTCCTGAAAGCCATCGCCCTGGATACTTTCGAGCAAGGCCAGCAATGCTCCAGCATGGTCGACGACGTCTTCTTCATCATCCGCAAATCAATTCG CCGCTCCACATCCACCCAATCCATGAACGGCATCTGCGCCGTGATAAACAACGCGGCCTCCTGTTTCGAAGGTGACTTTATCAATGCCCTTAAGGGTCCCCTGAAAAACGGCTACCCGTCCGGCTACATCGACCTGGCGCAAGCCTACAACGCGATTCAAAGTTCCATCCAACAAGGCAAATTGCAAACAAGCGATGCCGAGCAGGCACGAACGAATTTCATCGTGCAACTGAATAATGCCGACATGTCGACGGAGTTCATTGAAACACTCTGGGCGACCATGAGTGAGGAAATTCGTGGAGCTTTCGCGAATATGACACAGCGTGAGAGTGAGATTTTGGAGAGTTGCATGTCTGGACTGAAGGGAGTGAAGGATTCCTTGAAGGCGGTCGTGGATTTCGGGATGCAGCAGTTGAAGTCGAGTGCGATTAAGCCCCGACTCAATCCATGGGTGGATCAGTTTTTGACGTACAACCACCGATTGACAGAG GAGGAGCTGGCAGCTTATGAAGCAGGTGAAACATTCGCCCAGTTCCTCATAGTCCAAATCGATGGCCTTTTGAACTCGTTCAAGTCCGTACTCAGCCCGAGGAACTACGATGCTCTGGTCAGCATCCTCGCAACGGAAGTCACTTCACGATTGGAACGAGCAATCAAGAAATCAACTTTCAATAGA CTGGGCGGACTCGTACTTGATCAAGAAGTACGCGCTTTAGGAACATACTTGACGGGAGCAACTTCATGGTCAGTTCGCGATAAAATGGCTCGATTGACGCAGATAGCCACGCTCTTGAATTTAGAAAAGGTCTCGGAGTTGTCTGAGTATTGGAACCCGAACGAGAATAATGATATGCCTGCGTGGCGAATTACACCCAATGAGGTCCGATCGATCTTGATATTGCG GGAGGATTTCCGCATCGAGGATATAAAGAGAGTTAAAATATAG
- the LOC119651444 gene encoding ATP synthase mitochondrial F1 complex assembly factor 2 — protein MNSVLSRVLMRIAPPSSRHNFTSLRQYATVKRFYKNTNVLYSGGKYEITLDHRKLKTPKGAPLVMKSEPLAIAVAAEWANQKEKIERSSMHLTALCSTVIDNPNKLEATDMINHMLNFLGSDTVLFQTDTEEELYKLQSQEWDPIIKWFNDRYETNIQKTLDMNLPQISSGDKMSISKYLSSHNIESLHGFIFAIDTLKSIILAFAAIDQHITIEKAVHLARLEEEYQLGFWGRVEWAHDLSQQDLQARLAAAVLFVHFNRSETMIKQKLMV, from the exons ATGAACTCGGTGCTCAGTAGAGTCCTGATGAGGATAGCCCCTCCTTCGAGCCGACACAATTTCACGTCACTTCGACAATATG CTACTGTTAAACGTTTCTATAAAAACACAAATGTCCTATATAGTGGCGGCAAGTATGAAATCACCTTGGACCACAGGAAATTGAAAACACCGAAGGGAGCTCCGCTTGTAATGAAAAGCGAGCCATTGGCCATAGCAGTCGCTGCAGAATGGGCGAATCAGAAGGAAAAGATCGAAAGGAGTTCGATGCATCTCACGGCGTTGTGCAGTACTGTGATCGATAATCCGAACAAATTGGAAGCGACGGATATGATAAATCATATGCTGAACTTTCTAGGGTCAGATACGGTGCTCTTTCAGACAGAC aCTGAAGAAGAACTTTACAAGCTCCAATCACAGGAATGGGATCCCATAATCAAATGGTTCAACGATCGCTACGAGACCAACATCCAAAAGACCTTAGACATGAACttaccacaaatttcttctGGCGACAAAATGAGCATCAGCAAATATCTGTCGTCACACAACATCGAATCTCTTCACG GATTCATATTCGCCATAGACACCCTGAAATCCATCATCTTAGCGTTTGCTGCCATTGATCAACACATTACCATTGAGAAGGCTGTTCATTTGGCTCGATTGGAGGAGGAATATCAGTTGGGCTTCTGGGGTCGTGTCGAATGGGCGCATGATTTGAGTCAACAGGATCTGCAGGCAAGATTGGCAGCGGCTGTGTTGTTTGTTCATTTCAATCGATCCGAGACGATGATAAAGCAGAAATTAATGGTTTAA
- the LOC119651442 gene encoding transcription elongation factor S-II isoform X2, giving the protein MTVNELRKSSKDEEVISLAKTLIKNWKRFLANTPAPATGPSSKESSNSNSKSSSKSSSSSSSKKEEKKKEEKKQEEKPKVHQTSFPAASNSMTDAVRLKCREMLANALKVDGEPPEGCPTPEELSEELEDAIYAEFRNTDVKYKNRVRSRVANLKDSKNPTLRSNYLCGAITAQQLAKMTPEEMASDEMKKLREKFVKEAINDAQLATVQGTKTDLLKCGKCKKRNCTYNQIQTRSADEPMTTFVLCNECGHRWKFC; this is encoded by the coding sequence ATGACTGTCAACGAACTACGGAAAAGCAGCAAAGATGAGGAAGTTATCTCTTTGGCAAAAACCCTAATCAAGAACTGGAAACGTTTCCTGGCCAATACCCCAGCTCCAGCCACAGGACCAAGTAGCAAAGAATCATCAAACAGTAACAGCAAATCATCaagtaaatcatcatcatcgtcatccagcaaaaaagaggaaaagaagaaagaagagaagaaaCAGGAAGAGAAGCCAAAAGTCCACCAGACAAGTTTCCCAGCTGCAAGCAATTCAATGACAGATGCTGTAAGATTGAAGTGTCGGGAAATGCTTGCAAATGCCCTTAAAGTCGACGGAGAACCACCAGAGGGTTGCCCAACACCCGAAGAATTATCCGAAGAGCTCGAGGATGCTATCTACGCTGAATTCAGAAATACAGATGTGAAATATAAAAATCGCGTACGATCTCGTGTTGCAAACTTAAAGGATTCTAAGAATCCCACATTGCGTAGTAATTATCTGTGCGGGGCCATAACAGCACAACAACTCGCTAAGATGACCCCAGAAGAGATGGCAAGTGATGAAATGAAGAAACTCCGTGAGAAATTCGTTAAAGAAGCAATCAATGATGCCCAATTAGCTACGGTGCAAGGCACAAAGACAGATCTCCTGAAGTGCGGCAAGTGCAAGAAGCGCAACTGCACATACAATCAAATCCAAACCCGAAGCGCTGATGAACCGATGACGACATTCGTACTATGCAATGAATGCGGTCATCGTTGGAAGTTCTGTTAA